The sequence GGTGATCGGTAATAAAAATTATTCGTCTTGGTCGATGCGTCCTTGGGTCGTTCTGAAGGCGTTTGGTGTTCCCTTTAATGAAGTCCGGATTTTATTGGATCAACCGACCACGGCGAACGATATTTCGCGCTATTCTGCGGCAGGGAAAGTGCCCGTGCTAATAGTCGGCGATTTGCATATTTGGGATTCACTGGCGATCTGCGAATATCTGGCGGAGCAGTTTCCAGAAGCCGGTATGTGGCCAAAAGATAGCGCCGCAAGGGCATTTGCGAGGTCGGTTTGTGCTGAGATGCATTCTGGTTTTGCTGGTCTTCGTTCTGCGATGTCGATGGATATTCGCGCCCGTCATCCGGGTCAGGGTCGCACGCCGCAATCGCAAGGAGACATTGGACGGATTAGCGAGATATGGGAAGACTGTTTGTCGGAGTTCGGTCACCATCGTTTCTTGTTCGGCGATTTTTCAATTGCGGATGCTTTTTTCGCGCCAGTGGTCATGCGGTTTCGCATCTTTGGTGTTTCGTTGGCGCCAGCGTTGCAAGCCTATGTTGAGCGCGTACAAGCGCATCCTGCTGTTGCTCAATGGGTGCGTGAAGCAATCGAAGAGCCGGAAGTCTTGCCGGACCACGGTTGATGATGGCGGTTCCATCCTTGATGTACATGTTATCTGAAGCTTTTTTTGAGTTTGTTCGGCATTCAGTTTATGCAGTTGCACTATATCGACGATGAAAATATTTGTAGTGGGTGGCGCGGTGCGCGATGAGTTACTTGGTCTTGCGATTAAAGACCGCGATTTCGTAGTGGTTGGTGCCACGCCGGAAGAGATGTTGGCGCGCCGTTTTCGCCCGGTAGGAAAAGATTTTCCGGTCTTTTTGCATCCCGATACGCAGGAAGAATATGCGCTGGCGCGGACCGAGCGTAAGACTGCACCCGGTTATAAGGGGTTTGTATTTCACGCCGACCCTGACGTCACGCTTGAGCAAGATTTAATCCGCCGCGATCTGACGATCAACGCGATCGCCCGTGGTGACGATGGCGCGATAGTTGATCCTTTTGGTGGACAAGCAGATTTGCAGGCGCGGATATTTCGCCACGTGTCGGATGCATTTGCAGAAGATCCGGTGCGCATCCTGCGCGTCGCCAGATTTGCTGCACGATTTACCGAATTTTCAGTCGCCCCCGAAACTAACGCGCTGATGCAGCAAATGGTGGGCGCGGGGGAAGTGGATGCTTTGGTACCGGAACGGGTGTGGCAAGAGTTATCACGCGGGTTGATGGACGCGTGTCCGTCACGCATGTTCGAGGTGTTGCGCGGGTGCGGCGCATTGGCAAGAATCTTACCTGAACTCAATGTTCTTTGGGGTGTTCCGCAGCCGGAAAAATATCATCCTGAAATTGATACCGGCAAGCACGTCATGATGGTGATTGATATGGCTGCCAAAGAAAACATGCCATTGCCAGTGCGCTTTGCGGCTTTGATGCATGATCTTGGTAAGGGTGTGACGCCAGTCTCTGAATGGCCAAGCCATCATGGGCATGAAGGTCTCGGTGTGAAGTTGGTTGAGCAGGTTTGTAAGCGCTTGAAGGTGCAGAGCGAAGTACGCGATCTGGCAGTTATGACCACGCGCGAACACGGCAACATTGGCCGTGCTTTCGCGTTACGGGCGAAGACCATTGTTACTTTATTCGGGCGTTGTGATGCGTTTCGTAAGCCACAGCGATTTCTTGCTATGCTCGATGCAACAGAATGCGACTATCGCGGCAGAACCGGTTATGGAGACCTACCATTTCCACAAAAGCCGTTCCTGCAAGCGGTATTGCGTGCGGCGCAATCGGTGAATGCCGGTGAAATTGCTGGTGGCTTCGCGCAT is a genomic window of Glaciimonas sp. CA11.2 containing:
- a CDS encoding glutathione S-transferase family protein encodes the protein MQTTQRDATLSEVLKNAGKPGMTLVIGNKNYSSWSMRPWVVLKAFGVPFNEVRILLDQPTTANDISRYSAAGKVPVLIVGDLHIWDSLAICEYLAEQFPEAGMWPKDSAARAFARSVCAEMHSGFAGLRSAMSMDIRARHPGQGRTPQSQGDIGRISEIWEDCLSEFGHHRFLFGDFSIADAFFAPVVMRFRIFGVSLAPALQAYVERVQAHPAVAQWVREAIEEPEVLPDHG
- a CDS encoding multifunctional CCA addition/repair protein — encoded protein: MKIFVVGGAVRDELLGLAIKDRDFVVVGATPEEMLARRFRPVGKDFPVFLHPDTQEEYALARTERKTAPGYKGFVFHADPDVTLEQDLIRRDLTINAIARGDDGAIVDPFGGQADLQARIFRHVSDAFAEDPVRILRVARFAARFTEFSVAPETNALMQQMVGAGEVDALVPERVWQELSRGLMDACPSRMFEVLRGCGALARILPELNVLWGVPQPEKYHPEIDTGKHVMMVIDMAAKENMPLPVRFAALMHDLGKGVTPVSEWPSHHGHEGLGVKLVEQVCKRLKVQSEVRDLAVMTTREHGNIGRAFALRAKTIVTLFGRCDAFRKPQRFLAMLDATECDYRGRTGYGDLPFPQKPFLQAVLRAAQSVNAGEIAGGFAHAPQRIPDALHAARTAAVEATILLARPTLPKPPHTTDPETS